A segment of the Romboutsia sp. 13368 genome:
TACCAAGAGTTAGAGACTTCAGAGGAGTTAACGCTAACGCATTCGATGGTAGAGGAAACTACGCTTTAGGTGTTAAAGAGCAATTAATATTCCCTGAAATAGAATACGATAAGGTAGACAAAGTAAGAGGAATGGATATAATATTCGTTACGACTGCAAAGACTGACGAAGAAGCACGTGAATTATTAAAATTATTAGGAATGCCGTTTTCTAAGTAAGCTTAGAAAAGGACATTTTCTAAGTTAATTATGAAGGAGGGATTCCAGTGGCAAGAAAAGCGATGGTTGTAAAACAACAAAGAAAGCAAAAGTACGCTACTAGAGAATACACTAGATGTACTATATGTGGTAGACCACATTCGGTTTTAAGAAAATTCGGTATATGCCGTATATGCTTCAGAGAATTAGCTTATAAAGGTCAAATACCTGGTGTAAGAAAAGCAAGCTGGTAGAAGCTTGACCAAAATGGAAGGAGGGTTTCAATATGACAATGACAGATCCAATAGCGGATATGCTAACTCGTATAAGAAATGCTAACGTTGTTAAGCATGAAACTGTTGATGTTCCAGCATCTAATATGAAGAAAGAATTATCTAGAATCTTATTAGAAGAAGGTTTCATCAGAGGTTACGATGTTATAGAAGATGGAAAGCAAGGAATAATAAGAATACAATTAAAGTACGGACAAACTGGCGAAAGAGTTATATCAGGACTTAAGAGAATATCTAAGCCTGGTATGAGAGTTTATGCTGCTAAGCATGAAGTGCCAAGAGTATTAAACGGATTAGGTATATCAATAATATCTACTTCAAAAGGGATATTAACTGATAAGCAAGCTAGAAAAGAAAATGTTGGTGGAGAAGTAATCTGCTACGTTTGGTAATAAAAACGAACAATGTAAGGAGGTGCGACTATGTCAAGAATAGGAGTTAAACCAATAACTGTACCTGCAGGAGTTGAAGTTACTATAGCTGAAGGAAACTTAGTTACAGTAAAAGGACCAAAAGGTACATTAACTAAGCAATTTGATGCTGCTATGAGCATAAAGCAAGAAGAAAATACTATAACTGTTGAAAGACCTACAAACAACAAGCAACACAGATCTTTACACGGATTAACTAGAACTTTATTAGATAATATGGTTATAGGTGTTACTAACGGTTTCGAAAAGAAATTAGAGTTAGTTGGTGTTGGATACAGAGCTCAAAAACAAGGAAAGAAATTAGTTATGAACTTAGGATTCTCTCATCCAGTAGAAATGGAAGATCCAGAAGGATTAACAGTTGAAGTTCCTAACCAAACTGAGTTAGTAGTAAAAGGTATCGATAAGCAATTAGTAGGAAACTACGCTGCTAAGATAAGAGACTGGAGAAAGCCAGAGCCATACAAAGGTAAAGGTATAAGATACGCTGGTGAAGTTGTAAGACGTAAAGAAGGTAAAACTGGTAAGAAATAATACCAAACTTAAACACTAGAAAGGAGTGGGCCTGATGTTAAAGAAAGCTGATAAGAATGCTAACAGACTTCAAAGACACAAAAGAGTTAGAAGAAAGATAACTGGAACTACTCAAAGACCAAGATTATGTGTATTCAGAAGTTCTAACAATATATACGCTCAAATAATAGATGATGCTAATAGAGTTACTCTTACAGCTGCGTCTTCTTTAGATGCAGAAGTAAAAGGAGCTGTTAACCACGGTGGTAACAAAGAAGCAGCTAAAATGGTCGGAGCAATGATCGCTAAGAGAGCTATAGAAAAAGGAATCACTGAAGTTGTATTTGACAGAGGTGGATACTTATATCACGGTAGAGTTCAAGTTTTAGCAGAAGCTGCTAGAGAAGCTGGACTTAAGTTCTAATTATACAAGAAACAAAGGAGGGAAATGCACATGTTACGTCGTAAGCCGATAGATGCAAGACAACTTGATTTAAAAGAAAAAGTTGTTGAAGTTAGACGTGTTACTAAAGTTGTAAAAGGTGGTAGAAACTTCAGATTTGCAGCATTAGTAGTAGTTGGAGATGAAAACGGACACGTTGGTGTTGGTACTGGTAAAGCAATGGAAGTACCAGACGCAATAAAGAAAGCTGTAGAAGATGCTAAGAAGAATCTTATACACGTACCAATGGTTGGTACAACAATACCTCACGAAGTTAACGGACACTTCGGTGCTGGTAAAATATTAATAATGCCTGCTAAGCAAGGTACAGGGGTTATAGCTGGTGGACCTGCTAGAGCCGTACTTGAGTTAGCTGGATTAACAGACGTTAGAGCTAAATCTTTAGGATCTAACAACCCAAGAAACATGGTAAATGCTACAATAGAAGGACTTAACTCTCTAAAGACAGTTGAAGAAATAGCTCAACTTAGAGGAAAAAAAGTTGAAGAACTTCTAGGGTAAGGAGGTAGTGAAAGATGGCTAAATTACAAATAAAATTAGTTAGAAGTACAATAGGAACTACTCCTAACCAAAGAAAGAACGTTGAAGCGTTAGGATTAAGAAAAAGAGAACAAGTAGTTGTTAAAGAAGATAATGCCCAAATAAGAGGTATGATAACAAAAGTTAAGCATTTAGTTGAAGTAACTGAAATAGCTGAGTAATAATAACAGAAGTACGATAAGGAGGTGCAATCCATGAAGTTACATGAGTTAAAACCTGCTAAAGGTGCAGTAAAAGCTAAGAGAAGATTAGGTAGAGGTACTGCGACTGGACAAGGTAAAACTGCAGGACGTGGACAAAAAGGACAATGGTCTCGTTCAGGTGGTGGAGTTAGAGTTGGATTCGAAGGTGGTCAGATGCCACTTGCTAGAAGACTTCCTAAGAGAGGTTTCTCTAACCCAAATAAGAAAGTATTCACAGAAGTTAATGTTGAATTATTAAACAGATTTGAAAATGGAACTGTAGTAACTGCAGAATTATTAAAATCTACAGGTGCTATAGCTAAAATAGAAAAAGACGGCGTTAAGATCTTAGGCGAAGGAAACTTAGAAAGAGCTTTAACAGTTCAAGCTGCTAAGTTTACTGCTTCAGCTCAAGAAAAAATAGAAAAAGCTGGAGGAAAAGCAGAATTAGTTTAATCTAATCTGCTACTCTTAGCCATAACAGGCGGGGTGAGTTAACGTGCTGTCACAATTAAGACAAGCTTGGAAGCTTAAAGATGTAAGAAGAAAAATATTATATACTTTGATGATGATTATAGTATTTAGGATAGGTGCAGTAATACCTGTTCCTGGAGTAGATACTAGTATTATAAAGGGAATGGTTGACTCAAATGGTCTTCTTTCCCTATATAATATGTTTACTGGAGGGGCATTTAGTCAATTCACACTATTTGCTTTAGGTATAGGTCCTGCAATAACAGCATCTATCATAATACAACTTCTAACTATAGGTTTTGAAAGTTTGGAAGAACTTCAAAAGTCTGGTGAAGAAGGTAAGAAAAAGATTAATAAATACACAAAATATATAGCACTAGCATTAGCGTTTATACAAGCAACAGCTATTACGCTAGGTATTGTTAAATCAGCGCTAATATCAACAAGTGCATTCTTTATAATTACAGTTATATTGACATTAGTATCAGCAAGTATGCTTTTAATGTGGATAGGAGATAAAATTACTGAAAAAGGATTAGGTAATGGAAGCTCGATTATAATATTTATAGGTATTGTTTCGGGAATACCAAGAGATATTATATCAACTGTAAATCTAGTACAAGCTGGAGATGTAAAGATATGGGCAGCAGCTCTGTTAGTAGTAGTAATACTTATAACAATAGCAGCAGTTACATATATACAAGAAGCTACTAGAAAAATACCAGTACAATATGCTAAGAGAGTGGTTGGAAGAAAAATGTATGGAGGACAAAGTTCTCATATACCAATGAAAGTTAACCAATCAGGGGTTATTCCGGTAATCTTTGCTAGTTCGCTTTTAGCTTTCCCACAAACTATAGCAATGTTCATGGGAGCAGATGCTCAAAACTTTGTTCAAACATATTTAAGCCCAGCACAAGCACCTGGAGTTTGGATATATAGAACACTTGAAATTCTGTTGATAGTATTCTTCTCTTATTTCTATACTACAGTATCATTTAATACTGAAGATATAGCAAATAACATGAAAAATAATGGTGGATTTATACCAGGTATAAGACCAGGAAAACCTACTATAGATTATTTAAATAGAATATTATCAAGATTAACTCTAGCTGGAGCTTTATTCTTATCAGTTATAGTTATGATATCAGCGATTGTTATGTTCTTCATGAAGATACAAATAACATTAGTTGGTACATCATTACTAATAGTTGTTGGAGTTGCCTTAGAGCTTAAGAGACAGTTAGAATCAAATTTAGTTATGAGAACCTACCAAGGATTCTTAAAATAAATTGGAGATGATAATATGAGAATAATATTACTTGGACCTCCTGGTGCCGGTAAAGGTACACAAGCAGCTGGTATTGTAGACAAATACGAAATACCTCATATATCAACAGGAGATATATTCAGAAAGAATATAAAAGAAGGAACAGATCTTGGTAAGAAAGCTAAAGAATACATGGATCAAGGATTATTAGTTCCAGATGAGTTAACTGTAGGTTTAGTTACAGACAGAATAACTCAAGATGACTGTAAGAATGGATTTATGTTAGATGGATTCCCAAGAAATGTATCTCAAGCTCAACATTTAGATGCGTTCTTAAAAGAAGCTAATATAGCTTTAGACAAGGTAGTTAATATCGAAGTTGATAAAGCGATATTAGTTGGAAGAGCTGTAGGAAGAAGAATATGTAAATCTTGCGGTGCTACGTATCATGTTGAATTTAATGCTCCTAAAGAAGCTGGTGTATGTAATGTATGCCAAGGAGAATTATACCAAAGAGCAGATGATAATGAAGAGACTGTATCAAAAAGAATACAAGTTTACTTAGATGAAACAAAACCATTAGTAGACTATTATAGTTCTCAAGGTATAATAGCTAACATAAATGGTCAACAATCTATAGAGAAAGTATTTGAGGACATAGTTACTGCTCTAGGAAGTGATAAATAATAATGATTATTATAAAATCACAAAAAGAAATTGAAATCATGAGGGAAGCAGGTAAAATAGTTGCTGAAACTCATGAGATATTAAAGTCAGCTATAGTTCCGGGTATATCTACTTTAGAGTTAGATAAAATAGCTGAAGAGAATATAAGAAAATACAATGCTATACCATCTTTTAAAGGATACGGTGGTTTTCCAGGTTCTATATGTGCTTCTATAAATGAAGAAGTAGTACATGGGATACCTAGTAAAAAGATTTTAAAAGAGGGTGACATTGTAAGTTTAGATGTAGGAGCCTATTATAAAGGATATCATTCAGACTCTGCGAAGACTCACGGAGTAGGTATAATATCTGAAGAAGATAGGAAATTAATAGAAGTAACAAAACAAAGCTTCTATGAAGGCATAAAATTTGCTAAACTAGGATATAGATTATCTGATATCTCACACGCAATACAAGCACACGTTGAGAAACATGGTTTCTCAGTTGTTAGAGATTTAGTAGGGCACGGAGTGGGAGTTGATCTTCACGAAGACCCTCAAATACCTAACTATGGCCCAGCTGGAAAAGGACCAAAACTTCAAGAAGGTATGGTTTTAGCTATAGAACCTATGATAAACGCTGGTCGTTATCACGTTAAAACTTTAGCTGACGGTTGGACTATTGTCACTATAGATGGCAAAAAATCAGCTCATTACGAGCACACGATAGCAATAACAAAAGATGAACCTATTATATTATCAAGTCTATAGTGGCTAGGTAAGTAGGAAATATGCTATCTAAAGTTAAATCAAATGATTTAGCTTATTGAAATGGAGGTTTGGTTAGTTAATGGCCAAAAAAGATGTTATAGAATTAGAAGGTACAGTTGTAGAAGCTTTACCTAACGCTATGTTCAAAGTAAAACTAGAAAATGGACATGAGATATTATGTCACATATCTGGAAAGCTAAGAATGAACTTCATAAGAATCTTGGAAGGCGACAAGGTGAACGTTGAACTTTCTCCATATGACCTTACAAGAGGAAGAATCACTTGGCGTAAGAAGTAGACTATTTAAATATTAGTCTAAGGAGGGATTAACAATGAAAGTAAGACCATCAGTAAAACCAATGTGCGAAAAGTGCAAGGTTATAAAAAGAAAAGGTAAAGTAATGGTTATCTGTGAAAATCCAAAGCATAAGCAAAAGCAAGGATAAGAAATTATTACTAGTAATTTGTTGGAATTTATAGTATAATTTAATACTGTGATATTAACAAAGGGTAGATTTTAATCATAGATAAATCTGTATTTAGATTGATATGATATAAAGATTTTAACACTAAAATTAAGTGTAGGAGGTGCGAATATGGCAAGAATAGCTGGGGTAGATTTACCTAGAGAAAAAAGAGCGGAAATAGGCTTAACTTATATATACGGTATAGGGAAAGCAACTGCTAACGAAATATTAGCTAAAGCTGAGATAGATCCTAACGTAAGAATAAAAGACTTATCTGAAGAACAAGTTAACGAATTAAGAAGGATAATAGATAATGATTTCTTAGTTGAAGGTGACTTAAGAAGAGAGATAGCTTTAAATATAAAGAGATTAAGAGATATAAAATGTTACAGAGGTATGAGACATGCTAAAGGTCTTCCACTAAGAGGACAAAGAACTAAGACTAACGCTAGAACTAGAAAAGGTCCTAGAAAAACTGTATCTCGTAAGAAGAAGAAATAATAATTAGATAGGAGGGACTAACAATGGCTAAACCAAAAAAGAAAGTTTCACGTGTAAGAAGAAGAGAACGTAAAAACATAGAACGTGGTCAAGCTCATATACAATCAACTTTCAACAACACAATAATAACTTTAACTGATGTTCATGGAAATGCTATATCAGCAGCATCTTCAGGACAATTAGGATTCAAAGGATCAAGAAAAGCTACTCCATTTGCTTCTCAAATGGCTGCAGAAACTGCTGCTAAAGCTGCAATGGAACACGGCTTAAAAACTGTTGAAGTATTCGTAAAAGGACCAGGTTCAGGAAGAGAAGCTGCAATAAGAGCTTTACAAGCTACTGGACTAGAAGTAACAATGATAAAAGACGTAACACCAATTCCTCACAATGGATGTAGACCACCAAAGAGAAGAAGAGTGTAATTATATAACAAGTAATTTAGGAGGTGTAAAGACATGGCAAGATACACAGGTGCATCATGCAGACAATGCCGTAGAGAAGGAATGAAATTATTCCTTAAAGGTGAAAGATGTTATACTGATAAATGTGCTATAGTAACTAGAAACTATGCTCCAGGACAACATGGACAAGGAAGAAAGAAAGTTTCTAACTATGGTTTACAATTAAGAGAAAAGCAAAAAGTTAAGAGAATATACGGAGTTTTAGAAACTCAATTCAGAAACTTATATGAACGTGCTGAAAAAATGAATGGTATGACAGGGGTTAACTTATTAAGTTTATTAGAAAGAAGATTAGACAATGTAGTTTACAGAATGGGATTAGCTTCATCTAGAAAAGAAGCTAGACAATTAGTTGGACACGGTCACTTCTTATTAAATGGACATAAAGCTGATATAGCTTCTATGACAGTTAAACCAGGTGATGTTATAACAGTTAA
Coding sequences within it:
- a CDS encoding type Z 30S ribosomal protein S14, with the protein product MARKAMVVKQQRKQKYATREYTRCTICGRPHSVLRKFGICRICFRELAYKGQIPGVRKASW
- the rpsH gene encoding 30S ribosomal protein S8; this translates as MTMTDPIADMLTRIRNANVVKHETVDVPASNMKKELSRILLEEGFIRGYDVIEDGKQGIIRIQLKYGQTGERVISGLKRISKPGMRVYAAKHEVPRVLNGLGISIISTSKGILTDKQARKENVGGEVICYVW
- the rplF gene encoding 50S ribosomal protein L6, which translates into the protein MSRIGVKPITVPAGVEVTIAEGNLVTVKGPKGTLTKQFDAAMSIKQEENTITVERPTNNKQHRSLHGLTRTLLDNMVIGVTNGFEKKLELVGVGYRAQKQGKKLVMNLGFSHPVEMEDPEGLTVEVPNQTELVVKGIDKQLVGNYAAKIRDWRKPEPYKGKGIRYAGEVVRRKEGKTGKK
- the rplR gene encoding 50S ribosomal protein L18; protein product: MLKKADKNANRLQRHKRVRRKITGTTQRPRLCVFRSSNNIYAQIIDDANRVTLTAASSLDAEVKGAVNHGGNKEAAKMVGAMIAKRAIEKGITEVVFDRGGYLYHGRVQVLAEAAREAGLKF
- the rpsE gene encoding 30S ribosomal protein S5, coding for MLRRKPIDARQLDLKEKVVEVRRVTKVVKGGRNFRFAALVVVGDENGHVGVGTGKAMEVPDAIKKAVEDAKKNLIHVPMVGTTIPHEVNGHFGAGKILIMPAKQGTGVIAGGPARAVLELAGLTDVRAKSLGSNNPRNMVNATIEGLNSLKTVEEIAQLRGKKVEELLG
- the rpmD gene encoding 50S ribosomal protein L30 — translated: MAKLQIKLVRSTIGTTPNQRKNVEALGLRKREQVVVKEDNAQIRGMITKVKHLVEVTEIAE
- the rplO gene encoding 50S ribosomal protein L15, with the translated sequence MKLHELKPAKGAVKAKRRLGRGTATGQGKTAGRGQKGQWSRSGGGVRVGFEGGQMPLARRLPKRGFSNPNKKVFTEVNVELLNRFENGTVVTAELLKSTGAIAKIEKDGVKILGEGNLERALTVQAAKFTASAQEKIEKAGGKAELV
- the secY gene encoding preprotein translocase subunit SecY, whose translation is MLSQLRQAWKLKDVRRKILYTLMMIIVFRIGAVIPVPGVDTSIIKGMVDSNGLLSLYNMFTGGAFSQFTLFALGIGPAITASIIIQLLTIGFESLEELQKSGEEGKKKINKYTKYIALALAFIQATAITLGIVKSALISTSAFFIITVILTLVSASMLLMWIGDKITEKGLGNGSSIIIFIGIVSGIPRDIISTVNLVQAGDVKIWAAALLVVVILITIAAVTYIQEATRKIPVQYAKRVVGRKMYGGQSSHIPMKVNQSGVIPVIFASSLLAFPQTIAMFMGADAQNFVQTYLSPAQAPGVWIYRTLEILLIVFFSYFYTTVSFNTEDIANNMKNNGGFIPGIRPGKPTIDYLNRILSRLTLAGALFLSVIVMISAIVMFFMKIQITLVGTSLLIVVGVALELKRQLESNLVMRTYQGFLK
- a CDS encoding adenylate kinase, whose translation is MRIILLGPPGAGKGTQAAGIVDKYEIPHISTGDIFRKNIKEGTDLGKKAKEYMDQGLLVPDELTVGLVTDRITQDDCKNGFMLDGFPRNVSQAQHLDAFLKEANIALDKVVNIEVDKAILVGRAVGRRICKSCGATYHVEFNAPKEAGVCNVCQGELYQRADDNEETVSKRIQVYLDETKPLVDYYSSQGIIANINGQQSIEKVFEDIVTALGSDK
- the map gene encoding type I methionyl aminopeptidase; translated protein: MIIIKSQKEIEIMREAGKIVAETHEILKSAIVPGISTLELDKIAEENIRKYNAIPSFKGYGGFPGSICASINEEVVHGIPSKKILKEGDIVSLDVGAYYKGYHSDSAKTHGVGIISEEDRKLIEVTKQSFYEGIKFAKLGYRLSDISHAIQAHVEKHGFSVVRDLVGHGVGVDLHEDPQIPNYGPAGKGPKLQEGMVLAIEPMINAGRYHVKTLADGWTIVTIDGKKSAHYEHTIAITKDEPIILSSL
- the infA gene encoding translation initiation factor IF-1; this translates as MAKKDVIELEGTVVEALPNAMFKVKLENGHEILCHISGKLRMNFIRILEGDKVNVELSPYDLTRGRITWRKK
- the rpmJ gene encoding 50S ribosomal protein L36; this translates as MKVRPSVKPMCEKCKVIKRKGKVMVICENPKHKQKQG
- the rpsM gene encoding 30S ribosomal protein S13 — protein: MARIAGVDLPREKRAEIGLTYIYGIGKATANEILAKAEIDPNVRIKDLSEEQVNELRRIIDNDFLVEGDLRREIALNIKRLRDIKCYRGMRHAKGLPLRGQRTKTNARTRKGPRKTVSRKKKK
- the rpsK gene encoding 30S ribosomal protein S11; protein product: MAKPKKKVSRVRRRERKNIERGQAHIQSTFNNTIITLTDVHGNAISAASSGQLGFKGSRKATPFASQMAAETAAKAAMEHGLKTVEVFVKGPGSGREAAIRALQATGLEVTMIKDVTPIPHNGCRPPKRRRV
- the rpsD gene encoding 30S ribosomal protein S4; the encoded protein is MARYTGASCRQCRREGMKLFLKGERCYTDKCAIVTRNYAPGQHGQGRKKVSNYGLQLREKQKVKRIYGVLETQFRNLYERAEKMNGMTGVNLLSLLERRLDNVVYRMGLASSRKEARQLVGHGHFLLNGHKADIASMTVKPGDVITVKERSKSSAKFKALVEANTKVAPKWLETNLEEMSAKVVALPAREDIDLEIAEHLIIELYSK